A region from the Parasphingopyxis sp. CP4 genome encodes:
- a CDS encoding alginate lyase family protein, with protein sequence MKRALPLILAAAASAAAAPAIAQDTAPSGAVQAPDVPPLFAAETARAREFVDEMIAAGITVPVPADPGGGYTHEQHKRNFRAMFLASHLYNLSDDQRYFVFVRDMLLEYADLYPTLEDHPARSNQNPGRLFWQVLNDAMWLVHAIQAYEVIRDDLDSESRDRIDNDVFRRAAHFLSVESEATFNRIHNHATWATAAVGMTGYVLGDDELVRRALYGTQGDGESGFLRQTELLFSPDGYYTEGPYYQRFALLPFMVFAGAIERNEPERAIFEHRDGILRKALLATIQLTYGGYFFPFNDAIRDKSLNTAELYQGVAIGYSVTRDPSLLGIAQFQNRTMITPAGLQVAEAIEQGLAEEFPFRSMVLRDGPNGQQGAVAIMRNGSEPGHMALVAKNASQGMGHGHFDKLSWQLYDNGHEIVRDYGAARFLNIEAKEGGRYLPENESWAKQTVAHNTLVVNQQSHFYGDRDLADQSAPTQQCFGVDDELQFSVASIDDAYPRESVTMERMLAMVEIDGLSAPIALDVLRAQGDGALQFDLPLHYAGHIMRLGFDVDRNTAGRPILGDANGYQHIWVDGRARPDGEQSLMTWLLDGRFYTYRFVQSGELEVILGETGANDPSFNLRREPIAIQRVSGTDRATFVSLVEPHGLYDGATEQTIDSDSQIASLHHIRSGTTDIAVIETITGAQVAVAVSWDSNAEAEHSATVNGQELRWQGCVARISLSRGES encoded by the coding sequence GTGAAGAGGGCGCTGCCTCTCATTCTAGCAGCTGCAGCTTCGGCTGCGGCTGCGCCCGCTATTGCGCAAGATACGGCGCCGTCCGGGGCGGTACAGGCCCCGGATGTCCCGCCGCTATTCGCTGCCGAAACCGCAAGAGCGCGCGAGTTTGTCGATGAGATGATTGCTGCGGGGATTACGGTCCCGGTTCCAGCAGATCCCGGTGGCGGTTACACGCATGAACAACATAAGCGCAATTTTCGCGCGATGTTTCTTGCAAGCCACCTTTACAATCTGAGCGACGATCAGCGTTATTTCGTCTTCGTACGTGACATGCTGCTCGAATATGCCGATCTCTACCCGACGCTTGAAGACCATCCCGCGCGCAGCAATCAGAATCCGGGTCGCCTGTTCTGGCAGGTGCTCAATGACGCGATGTGGCTGGTCCATGCGATCCAGGCCTATGAGGTTATCCGCGACGATCTGGATAGCGAGAGCCGCGATCGGATCGACAATGATGTCTTCCGTCGCGCAGCCCATTTCCTGTCCGTTGAATCCGAAGCAACATTCAACCGCATTCATAACCATGCGACATGGGCAACGGCTGCTGTCGGGATGACCGGCTATGTTCTCGGCGATGACGAGTTGGTCCGCCGCGCGCTTTATGGCACGCAAGGCGATGGTGAATCTGGCTTTCTGCGGCAAACCGAACTGCTCTTTTCGCCAGACGGATATTACACTGAAGGGCCCTATTATCAGCGATTTGCGCTGTTGCCGTTCATGGTTTTTGCTGGGGCGATTGAACGCAATGAACCGGAGCGGGCGATCTTCGAACATCGCGACGGCATTTTGCGCAAGGCGCTGCTGGCAACGATCCAGCTGACCTATGGCGGGTATTTCTTCCCGTTCAACGACGCGATCCGGGACAAGAGTCTTAACACCGCCGAGCTCTATCAGGGCGTTGCAATCGGCTATTCGGTAACCCGCGATCCGAGCCTTCTCGGCATCGCTCAGTTCCAAAATCGAACGATGATCACGCCGGCCGGCCTTCAAGTCGCAGAAGCGATTGAACAGGGCCTTGCCGAGGAATTCCCATTCCGGTCGATGGTCTTGCGAGATGGACCCAATGGTCAGCAGGGCGCGGTCGCAATCATGCGCAATGGGAGCGAGCCTGGTCATATGGCGCTGGTCGCCAAGAACGCCTCCCAAGGCATGGGTCATGGGCATTTCGATAAGTTGAGCTGGCAGCTCTATGATAATGGTCACGAGATCGTCCGCGACTATGGCGCCGCGCGGTTCCTGAACATCGAGGCCAAGGAAGGCGGCCGCTACCTGCCCGAAAACGAAAGCTGGGCGAAACAGACGGTGGCTCACAATACGCTGGTCGTTAATCAACAGAGCCATTTCTATGGCGACCGCGACCTCGCGGACCAATCCGCGCCGACCCAACAATGTTTCGGCGTCGACGACGAATTGCAGTTCAGCGTCGCATCGATTGATGACGCCTATCCCCGTGAAAGCGTAACGATGGAACGCATGCTGGCGATGGTCGAAATCGACGGTCTATCGGCTCCGATCGCCTTGGATGTCTTGCGGGCTCAAGGAGACGGCGCGCTCCAATTCGATCTGCCGCTGCATTATGCCGGTCATATCATGCGGTTAGGCTTCGATGTCGATCGCAACACGGCAGGCCGACCGATCCTCGGCGATGCAAATGGGTATCAGCATATTTGGGTCGATGGCCGCGCCAGGCCTGACGGCGAACAGAGCCTGATGACCTGGCTGCTGGATGGCCGCTTTTACACCTATCGCTTTGTCCAGTCTGGCGAGCTTGAAGTCATTCTGGGTGAAACCGGCGCCAATGATCCTTCATTCAATTTGCGCCGCGAACCGATCGCGATCCAGCGCGTCAGCGGGACCGATCGCGCAACATTTGTGAGCCTGGTCGAACCGCACGGCCTTTATGATGGCGCGACCGAACAAACGATTGATAGCGATAGTCAGATCGCATCACTGCACCACATTCGATCGGGGACCACTGACATTGCTGTGATCGAAACGATCACCGGCGCACAAGTCGCTGTCGCGGTGTCGTGGGATAGCAATGCTGAGGCCGAGCACAGCGCCACCGTCAACGGCCAAGAGCTACGCTGGCAAGGCTGTGTTGCCCGCATCTCGCTTTCTCGAGGGGAGAGTTAA
- a CDS encoding cupin domain-containing protein, with product MVVLSSNKSARFIHADATPVEDLGDGIRRQLLGYNDDLMAVRVWFEEGAVGEAHTHPHSQTSYVESGRFLVTIDGEESELGPGDGFFVAPHEMHGAVCLEAGVLLDMFNPVRADFLGLDEAQS from the coding sequence ATGGTCGTTTTGAGCAGCAATAAGAGCGCGCGCTTTATCCATGCTGATGCAACGCCAGTTGAAGATCTTGGCGATGGGATCCGCCGGCAGTTACTGGGATACAACGACGATTTGATGGCCGTGCGGGTCTGGTTTGAAGAAGGCGCTGTCGGAGAGGCGCACACCCATCCGCACAGTCAAACCAGCTATGTCGAGAGCGGGCGCTTTCTCGTCACGATCGATGGCGAGGAATCGGAACTCGGCCCGGGCGATGGTTTTTTTGTAGCGCCGCATGAAATGCATGGCGCGGTGTGTCTGGAAGCTGGCGTGCTGCTGGACATGTTTAATCCCGTGCGCGCTGATTTTCTGGGCTTGGACGAGGCACAATCATGA
- a CDS encoding MFS transporter: MNGKLRWLIVSLVALATIINYIDRGALGFLWPEISSELGLTEFDYAIILNVFTFAYAFGQSIFGKIFDWIGTRLGFVLSIAVWSAATMLHALASGLASFAVFRALLGLSEAGNWPGATKANAEWFPIKERAFAQGIFNSGAAIGGIVSAPIVAYLFVFLGSWQATFITIGGIGFLWLVPWLIVYKSGPDAHPWISEEERQFILTGQRNTETDEVASYAPSTKEILSHKESWGVILASAFLDPIWWLFVGWLPIYLASTYGFGVAEIGQYAWVPYVGAMFGAWFGGLLAQNRIKAGWSVNATRKAVISLGGVIMLVSLLATTQAATPMFAVLLMAVILFGFQTAVGNIQTLPSDYFSGESVGTLAGFAGTAAKLAVVGLNFLIPVITVNSYAPAFVVGAALAILTVLSVLIFCRDIKPLQPNAA; the protein is encoded by the coding sequence ATGAATGGCAAACTACGGTGGCTGATTGTCAGCCTGGTCGCGCTTGCAACCATCATCAATTATATCGACCGCGGCGCACTGGGTTTCTTGTGGCCTGAGATTTCCAGCGAACTGGGCCTGACCGAGTTTGACTATGCGATCATCCTCAATGTGTTCACTTTCGCCTACGCCTTTGGTCAATCGATATTCGGCAAGATCTTCGACTGGATCGGAACGCGACTGGGCTTCGTCTTGTCAATCGCGGTTTGGTCCGCGGCGACCATGCTCCACGCCTTGGCAAGCGGACTGGCGAGCTTCGCTGTGTTTCGCGCGCTGCTTGGCTTGTCTGAAGCCGGCAACTGGCCTGGGGCGACCAAGGCCAATGCCGAATGGTTTCCGATCAAGGAACGCGCCTTTGCACAAGGGATATTCAATTCCGGTGCTGCGATCGGCGGTATCGTCTCGGCGCCTATCGTTGCCTATCTCTTTGTCTTTCTCGGTTCCTGGCAAGCAACCTTCATCACCATAGGTGGGATTGGTTTTCTTTGGCTGGTGCCATGGCTGATCGTCTACAAAAGCGGGCCAGATGCGCACCCCTGGATTTCTGAGGAAGAGCGCCAGTTTATTCTCACCGGTCAGCGCAATACGGAAACCGACGAAGTCGCTAGTTATGCGCCGAGCACCAAAGAGATCCTCTCCCACAAAGAGAGTTGGGGCGTCATATTGGCGTCGGCCTTCCTCGATCCGATCTGGTGGCTGTTTGTTGGCTGGCTGCCTATCTATCTTGCCAGCACCTATGGGTTCGGCGTTGCCGAGATCGGGCAATACGCCTGGGTTCCCTATGTCGGCGCAATGTTCGGTGCCTGGTTTGGCGGACTGTTGGCGCAGAACCGCATCAAGGCTGGCTGGTCCGTTAATGCGACACGCAAGGCGGTCATCAGCCTCGGCGGTGTGATCATGCTGGTCTCGCTCTTGGCGACGACACAGGCTGCGACGCCAATGTTCGCGGTGCTGCTCATGGCTGTGATCCTGTTCGGTTTCCAAACGGCGGTCGGGAACATCCAAACCCTTCCGAGTGATTATTTCAGCGGTGAATCCGTTGGTACCTTGGCAGGATTTGCCGGAACCGCCGCGAAACTGGCGGTTGTCGGACTCAATTTCTTGATCCCGGTGATCACCGTCAATTCATACGCACCGGCATTCGTTGTCGGAGCAGCGCTTGCAATTCTTACCGTTCTTTCAGTCCTGATTTTCTGTCGGGACATAAAACCACTTCAACCAAATGCGGCCTGA
- a CDS encoding SDR family NAD(P)-dependent oxidoreductase yields the protein MTRLAGKVAIVTGGSRDIGRAVCVKLASEGANVVVNYFNSEEDAEATLAAISKAGGGAAITVKGDMTKAADVAALIDASREAFGDAIHILVNVTGGLVERRTIEEMDEEFFNYVMQLNTTSTFLATKAVVPHMPEGGAIVNLASQAGRDGGGPGASAYAASKGAVMTFTRGMAKELGPRGIRVNALCPGMIATTFHDRFTKDEARQNTANATPLRRQGRAEETADAVVYLASDEASFITGANVDINGGLAFS from the coding sequence ATGACCAGACTAGCCGGAAAAGTGGCAATCGTGACCGGGGGTAGCCGAGATATCGGCCGCGCCGTCTGCGTCAAATTGGCCAGTGAAGGTGCCAATGTCGTCGTCAACTATTTCAACAGCGAAGAAGATGCTGAGGCCACACTTGCCGCGATTAGCAAGGCAGGCGGCGGTGCGGCTATCACGGTGAAAGGCGATATGACCAAGGCGGCCGATGTCGCTGCGCTGATTGATGCCAGTCGAGAGGCGTTTGGCGATGCCATCCATATCCTCGTCAATGTCACTGGCGGTCTGGTTGAGCGGCGGACTATCGAAGAAATGGACGAGGAATTTTTCAACTATGTCATGCAGTTGAATACAACCTCCACATTCCTCGCGACCAAGGCAGTCGTGCCGCACATGCCAGAGGGCGGTGCGATCGTGAACCTGGCCTCTCAGGCGGGTCGCGATGGCGGTGGGCCAGGAGCGTCCGCCTATGCCGCGTCAAAAGGCGCAGTGATGACCTTTACCCGCGGTATGGCAAAAGAGCTGGGGCCGCGCGGCATTCGCGTCAATGCCCTGTGTCCTGGCATGATCGCGACGACATTTCATGATCGTTTCACAAAAGACGAAGCGCGCCAGAACACGGCAAATGCAACACCATTGCGTCGGCAGGGACGGGCAGAAGAAACGGCGGATGCCGTCGTCTATCTTGCCTCGGACGAGGCATCGTTCATCACGGGTGCGAATGTCGACATTAATGGCGGCCTCGCTTTCTCCTGA
- a CDS encoding bifunctional 4-hydroxy-2-oxoglutarate aldolase/2-dehydro-3-deoxy-phosphogluconate aldolase, whose amino-acid sequence MRTELDQRLAATPVIPLISGDDPMIAVETAKALQEGGLSVIEVVMRSDAAQDCMEAIIAETQDVIVGAGTVLTLDQAQSLHASGAAFIVCPGLVDEIARYCIDQDIPVYPGTMTAGEVQRAYALGLRDVKFFPASLAGGVPMLRALGSVFREMRFMPTGGISAENLSDYLALPHVLACGGSWLTPRAAVDSCEFGTIKKLAREAAAIAARSRGKEQDNG is encoded by the coding sequence TTGCGCACTGAACTTGATCAACGGCTCGCCGCGACACCGGTAATACCCCTCATCTCGGGCGACGATCCAATGATTGCCGTGGAGACGGCCAAAGCACTGCAGGAGGGCGGACTCTCGGTCATCGAAGTCGTCATGCGAAGCGATGCGGCGCAAGACTGTATGGAAGCAATCATTGCAGAGACACAGGATGTGATAGTCGGCGCCGGAACGGTGCTGACGCTTGATCAAGCACAGTCACTGCATGCGAGCGGTGCGGCGTTTATTGTCTGTCCGGGCTTGGTCGATGAAATCGCGCGCTACTGCATCGATCAGGACATCCCAGTCTATCCTGGAACCATGACTGCGGGCGAGGTGCAACGTGCCTATGCTTTGGGATTGCGGGATGTGAAATTCTTCCCCGCAAGCTTGGCGGGAGGAGTGCCAATGTTGCGCGCGCTCGGCTCCGTCTTTCGTGAGATGCGGTTCATGCCAACCGGTGGAATCAGCGCAGAAAACCTGTCCGACTATCTAGCATTGCCGCATGTGCTGGCGTGCGGCGGCAGTTGGCTGACGCCGCGGGCGGCGGTCGATAGTTGCGAGTTCGGGACCATCAAGAAACTCGCGCGCGAGGCTGCGGCAATAGCCGCGCGATCGCGAGGCAAGGAGCAAGACAATGGCTGA
- a CDS encoding sugar kinase, whose product MAEFLSFGEIMLRLKTPGYERFFQSPAFEATFGGGEANVAVALSNYGLDAGFVSALPDNDIGESAIAELRKFGVDTQHVSRSGDRVGIYFLETGANQRPSKVVYDRAHSSIAMAGPDEFDWAAIFSGAKWLHITGITPALSESAAELSMDCVKAAKAAGLTVSCDFNFRGKLWKYGKSAPEVMSELVKHVHVGIANEEDCQKSLGISVDVDVESGELDTAKYEALSQKVLDIYPEMEAIAITLRESLSADRNNWSACLRDREGGFKLSRRYEMTDIVDRVGGGDSFASALIYGLNAYDDRQKSLEFAVAASCLKHSISGDFNRVSVPEVEKLMGGDGSGRVQR is encoded by the coding sequence ATGGCTGAATTTCTGTCATTCGGTGAGATCATGTTGCGGCTAAAGACACCGGGCTATGAGCGCTTCTTTCAGTCGCCGGCATTCGAGGCAACCTTTGGCGGCGGTGAAGCAAATGTGGCGGTGGCGCTAAGCAATTATGGCCTAGATGCCGGATTTGTCAGCGCCTTGCCGGACAATGATATCGGCGAAAGCGCGATTGCCGAATTGCGCAAATTTGGCGTTGATACACAGCATGTCAGCCGCTCTGGCGACCGGGTCGGAATCTACTTTCTGGAAACCGGTGCAAACCAACGGCCTTCCAAGGTGGTCTATGATCGCGCACATTCGTCGATCGCCATGGCTGGCCCGGATGAGTTTGATTGGGCCGCCATATTCTCCGGCGCAAAATGGTTGCACATTACCGGCATCACGCCAGCGTTGAGCGAAAGCGCGGCGGAACTCAGCATGGATTGTGTAAAGGCCGCCAAGGCTGCCGGATTGACGGTATCCTGCGACTTTAATTTTCGCGGCAAGCTTTGGAAATATGGGAAGAGCGCGCCCGAGGTGATGAGTGAACTCGTCAAACATGTTCATGTCGGCATCGCCAATGAGGAAGACTGCCAAAAGTCACTCGGGATTTCAGTGGATGTCGATGTGGAATCAGGTGAGCTCGACACGGCCAAATACGAGGCGCTCTCGCAGAAGGTTCTCGATATCTATCCGGAGATGGAGGCTATCGCGATTACGCTGCGGGAAAGCCTCAGCGCCGACCGTAACAATTGGTCGGCCTGTCTTCGTGATCGAGAGGGCGGCTTCAAGCTTTCGCGGCGCTATGAAATGACCGACATTGTTGATCGTGTCGGCGGTGGTGACAGTTTTGCTTCGGCGTTGATCTATGGCCTGAACGCCTATGACGACCGTCAGAAGTCGCTGGAATTTGCTGTAGCCGCGAGTTGTCTCAAACATTCAATTTCAGGCGACTTTAATCGCGTTTCCGTTCCTGAAGTGGAAAAATTGATGGGCGGCGATGGTTCGGGTCGGGTACAGCGGTAA
- the ppc gene encoding phosphoenolpyruvate carboxylase: MASVPHISQNPDIRFLGKLLGDVIRAYGGDQLFRRTEYIRAASVDRHRGVEGSDAIDPGLDALTLDETLDFVRGFMLFSMLANLAEDRQGLLADNDVDVAAALERLEEHGVTRETVAEMLDDALIVPVLTAHPTEVRRKSVIDHRNRVAELMVLRDAGHTHTDEGDDIAESITRQIALLWQTRPLRRERLFVADEVENALSYLRDVFLPILPGLYNRWEDALGARPESFFRLGSWIGGDRDGNPYVSAESLELALRRSAQTALSTYLDDLHALGAELSISSDFAEVDADVLALAEASGDEAASRADEPYRRALSGIYARLAATYAALIGETPPRPSRLTGEPYPNPQAFSEDLRTIARALTRSGGETLASSGALGRLIRAVRTFGFHLASLDLRQNSAVHEVAVDELLAKAGVEADYASLDEDARVALLRRELASPRPLRVPHTDYSPETARELSIVEAAARAHTAYGPDCITHYIVSMTETVSDLLEVHILLKEVGLYRPGEDPHAAIMAIPLFETIGDLERAADIMGSYFALPEIAALVSGRGHQEVMIGYSDSNKDGGYLTSGWILSRASEALAPVFEQAGASIQLFHGRGGSVGRGGGSAFAAIRGQPAGTVNGRIRITEQGEVIAAKYGTPDSAAANIDSMVSATLLATLEPEQISPTDKQRFSEAMDEISATAFRAYRSLVYETDGFTRFFRDMTPISEIASLKIGSRPASRKTSDAIEDLRAIPWVFSWSQARVMLPGWYGVGHALQAFEDKGLLREMAAQWPFLQMTLGNMEMVLAKSDMGIAERYADLIEDRDLAASVFGDIRNGWQSTHDTLLDITDQSRLLEKTPKLDTSIRLRLPYIEPLNLLQIELLKRHRAGEDDPKIAEGIQLSINAIATALRNSG, from the coding sequence ATGGCTTCGGTCCCCCATATATCGCAGAACCCCGATATTCGATTTCTTGGCAAGCTGCTGGGTGATGTGATCCGCGCCTATGGCGGGGATCAACTGTTTCGACGCACGGAATATATTCGTGCAGCCTCTGTCGATCGTCACCGTGGTGTTGAGGGTTCAGACGCTATTGATCCGGGCCTCGATGCGCTGACGCTGGATGAAACACTCGATTTTGTGCGCGGCTTCATGCTGTTTTCGATGCTCGCCAATCTGGCGGAAGATCGCCAGGGATTGCTCGCGGACAATGATGTAGACGTCGCGGCAGCTTTGGAGCGACTGGAAGAGCATGGCGTAACGCGCGAAACCGTTGCCGAAATGCTCGACGATGCTCTGATCGTTCCGGTTTTGACCGCGCACCCAACCGAGGTACGGCGCAAGAGCGTTATCGATCATCGCAACCGCGTGGCAGAACTGATGGTCCTGCGCGATGCGGGTCATACGCATACAGACGAAGGCGACGATATCGCGGAATCGATCACCCGCCAGATCGCGCTGCTGTGGCAGACCCGACCGTTGCGGCGTGAACGGCTGTTTGTCGCCGATGAAGTGGAAAACGCGCTCTCCTATCTACGCGATGTGTTCCTGCCGATTTTGCCCGGCCTCTATAACCGCTGGGAAGATGCGCTCGGTGCCCGGCCAGAAAGCTTCTTTCGTCTGGGGAGCTGGATTGGCGGCGACCGCGATGGCAATCCCTATGTGTCAGCAGAGTCGCTTGAACTCGCACTGCGAAGATCGGCACAGACAGCGCTGTCCACCTATCTCGATGATCTGCACGCACTGGGCGCGGAGCTCTCGATTTCTTCAGATTTTGCCGAGGTTGATGCTGATGTGCTGGCGCTCGCAGAGGCCAGTGGCGACGAAGCCGCCAGCCGCGCCGACGAACCCTATCGGCGCGCATTGTCTGGGATCTATGCCCGGCTGGCAGCCACTTATGCGGCGCTCATCGGTGAAACGCCGCCCCGGCCATCGCGGCTTACCGGCGAACCCTATCCCAATCCGCAGGCCTTCAGCGAAGACTTGCGCACCATTGCGCGCGCGCTGACACGCTCGGGCGGAGAAACCCTGGCGTCAAGCGGTGCGCTTGGCCGTCTCATTCGCGCCGTGCGGACATTCGGTTTCCATTTGGCATCGCTCGATTTGCGGCAGAATAGCGCAGTCCATGAAGTGGCGGTCGATGAGCTCCTCGCCAAGGCCGGCGTCGAGGCAGATTATGCATCGCTCGATGAAGATGCCCGGGTTGCGTTGCTTCGCCGAGAATTGGCATCGCCCCGCCCGTTGCGAGTGCCGCACACTGACTACTCGCCCGAAACGGCACGCGAATTGTCGATCGTCGAAGCGGCCGCGCGCGCGCACACGGCCTATGGCCCGGATTGCATCACCCACTACATCGTTTCGATGACCGAGACGGTCTCGGATCTTCTCGAAGTCCATATCCTGTTGAAGGAGGTGGGACTGTATCGTCCGGGCGAAGATCCGCATGCTGCGATCATGGCTATTCCGCTGTTTGAAACGATCGGCGATCTGGAGCGCGCTGCCGACATAATGGGCAGCTATTTTGCCTTGCCAGAGATCGCCGCGTTGGTGTCTGGGCGCGGACATCAGGAAGTGATGATCGGCTATTCCGATTCCAACAAGGATGGTGGATATCTGACATCCGGCTGGATCCTGAGCCGGGCGAGCGAGGCGCTGGCGCCCGTGTTCGAACAGGCGGGTGCTTCAATCCAACTGTTCCACGGTCGCGGCGGATCCGTTGGGCGCGGGGGAGGGTCGGCATTTGCCGCGATCCGCGGGCAGCCGGCTGGCACCGTCAACGGGCGTATCCGGATTACCGAACAGGGCGAAGTGATTGCGGCAAAATATGGAACACCCGATTCTGCCGCTGCCAATATCGACTCCATGGTCTCGGCCACATTGCTGGCGACGCTTGAGCCCGAACAAATCTCGCCAACCGATAAACAGCGCTTCTCTGAAGCAATGGACGAAATATCGGCCACGGCTTTTCGCGCCTATCGCTCGCTCGTCTACGAGACCGACGGGTTCACTCGGTTCTTTCGCGATATGACTCCGATCAGCGAAATTGCCTCGTTGAAGATCGGTTCACGGCCGGCAAGCCGCAAGACGTCCGATGCTATCGAGGATTTGCGCGCCATTCCCTGGGTCTTTTCCTGGTCACAGGCGCGAGTCATGCTGCCAGGTTGGTACGGCGTAGGCCATGCCCTCCAGGCCTTTGAAGACAAGGGGCTCTTGCGGGAGATGGCCGCGCAATGGCCATTTCTGCAGATGACACTCGGCAATATGGAAATGGTGCTGGCAAAGTCGGATATGGGCATTGCCGAACGCTATGCTGATCTGATTGAGGACCGGGATCTGGCAGCGTCTGTCTTTGGCGATATCCGAAACGGCTGGCAATCGACGCATGACACGCTGCTCGACATTACCGATCAATCGCGGTTGCTCGAAAAAACCCCCAAGCTCGATACGTCGATCCGTTTGCGACTGCCCTATATCGAGCCGCTTAACCTGCTGCAGATTGAATTGCTCAAGCGTCACAGGGCGGGCGAAGATGATCCAAAGATCGCCGAGGGAATCCAACTTTCGATCAACGCCATCGCGACGGCACTGCGCAATAGCGGCTGA
- a CDS encoding PilZ domain-containing protein, producing the protein MSKEPIARKTRNKLEVLLLFRRASYPARRVEVLDISETGFLIDSAVDFSIGERVWLQLPGLQSLSAKVVRVDGFKVGCAFDHPLHEAVLRAKLDELAG; encoded by the coding sequence ATGAGCAAGGAACCGATCGCACGCAAAACCCGCAATAAACTGGAAGTTCTCCTGCTCTTCCGGCGCGCCAGCTACCCCGCCCGTCGGGTCGAAGTCCTCGACATCTCTGAAACAGGGTTCCTGATCGATTCCGCAGTCGATTTTTCAATCGGTGAGCGCGTTTGGTTGCAATTGCCTGGCTTGCAGTCCTTGTCTGCAAAGGTCGTGAGAGTAGACGGATTTAAAGTCGGTTGTGCTTTTGACCATCCACTGCACGAAGCCGTTCTGCGAGCAAAATTGGACGAACTCGCAGGTTAG